The following nucleotide sequence is from Paeniglutamicibacter kerguelensis.
GCCGGTGGTTGTCCTGGGCCTCGGGGCCCGGTTCCTTGCCGCGGGGCCGGCGGCGGACCTCTCCGGGGGCGTGCTCTACGCGGTGCTCATCTATGTCCTGCTAGTGTTCCTGCGTCCGCGCGCCGCCGCCTGGTCCAACGCCGCGATCACCCTGGCCTTCTGCACGGCCATCGAGCTGCTGCAGATCACCTCGATCCCGGCAACGCT
It contains:
- a CDS encoding DUF2809 domain-containing protein; amino-acid sequence: MADPRARRRRLAAGLLVVPVVVLGLGARFLAAGPAADLSGGVLYAVLIYVLLVFLRPRAAAWSNAAITLAFCTAIELLQITSIPATLGAAFPPIRLVLGSTFVPLDLLAYAIGTALAFGIDSLIGSVRAGRE